The Candidatus Saccharibacteria bacterium RAAC3_TM7_1 nucleotide sequence CTTATTGCCTATAGTCTTATCGCTTACCTATGTACCCTCCGTATACTTCATAGCGTTGTATAGCAAGTACGAGCTAGTGTTTCTTCGTATTGACTACCCCATGAAACTCAATCGTAAAAGTAAACGAGCTATCAAACTAGCCGCAACAAGGCGTTGTGGTCTGAGTGTGTACGTTACGGGCGAAATGATACGACATTTGGCAATCAACTTAACTACCGACACCACAAAGGCTCAAGCTCTAAAAATCATAAAGACTTTTAACCCAAGACAACCGTAATTCCTTTAGCGTAGAGATTACCCCAACATTGCGAGAAACGCCCCTGTGACTGATTCGAATTAGGCGTTTTTATTTCTGAGATGACTTATACCTCAATCGAACTGATTTTATTGTATAATTTACCCTAGAATAGCTTGCTTATTTATTATGACAAAAATACCAGTATCTATCAGCCAACTAGCAAAATACGGACTTGATTATGTAAGCCTAATTTCAAGTAGTGCCTCCAGAAGCCGACCCGTTAAGACTGAGCAGATGGATACCGACCTACTCTCTATCCCAGACGTGATTTTCAAAAGCGAAGTTGACTCCATAACAATTGATTTAGTCACCTCTCTAGATAAACAGTTCGACCCGAGCATACCGAACGAGGAAAAGAGCGACGAGCAACGACAAGCTGAGTGGCGTATTGAACGGGACAGAGGTATCTTAAATAAGATTCAAGAAATAGATACAAAAATTAGAACCGATGAATATACGAAACGGGTAGTCCTGCAAACTGGCTTTATATCATTTGAGGCAAAACGCTACCTTGAGTCTGAATTCAATGAAGAGTACGAGAAATACGAGGCTCCGTTGTTTCAAATTCCAGTTGCGGCAATAAACTTCAAATATAATCCTGATGGCGTAACAGTAACTATCGACTTACCTGATAATTATGTAGAGATTTTAAACGGCCCATTAAAGAACTTCTTGCCTCAGCAGTATTTTGATAAGGTGTTTAAGTTTATAGCGGATTCAGAGGCGGAAGAGAAAACAATGCTTCCGCTTGCCGATGATTTTATCGAAGACTTGTGGTCGGCAATAAGAGTTCAGTTAGATGGATTAGATGCGAAGTCAATATCTGAAGCTCCTAGTTTTGCAACCAGCATTGTTGCAATCACGAATAAGACAAATCACTTCCTTGCCGAAGACCTTAAGGCTATAGCTGCACTAGAAGATGAAGACTTGCTAGAAACGTCATTAGGCAGTTGGGTGTCAGATGAAGATATGGCAATTGAACAGGTAGTTTCTGATGACGGTAGTACGGAAATATTCTTTCCGTTTGATTATGACAAGTATCAGCTAAAAGTCTTAGGCATTACAGCAAATAAAGCGGTTATTGTTGAAGGTCCTCCAGGAACTGGAAAATCACAGACCATCTCAAACTTACTTGTACATCTTGCAGCCACGGGTAAACGGGTGCTATTTGCTAGTCAAAAAGACCAAGCTATACGTGGAGTCAAAGATAAGCTAAAAGCATTGGATGTGCCATTTTTGTATGGGTATATTCCTGACAAAACATCTAAGCTGTACACAGAAGAAGATGAAAAAGACAGTGCCGCAAACACACTACTTGCACTCAATAGAGAGTTCCAAAAAGGAAAGGTCGGTGACTTAAAAGAACCTCTGTCGTTACTTGCCAACCGTTCAAATATTTTTGTAGAGAACTTAAATAACGAACGTTCTATCTATGCCCTACTAGAAGAGCGTAGAAGCTTGAGCTACCTTGATTCTTTTCATCCGTACGAAATTGATAGCGGATGGTATAGCCAGTGTGGCTTATTAGAAGACACTATTAATGGATTAGAGGCCAGTGTTAACAAATATGAAAAGGCTCATGAGAAGTTTTTAAGGGCAGCCAACAAGAAGTTTGAAAATCTAGAATTAGATTACCAGGCGACTATAGACTCAATTGAAAGTATCTACACATACTTTAAGGAAAATATGCCCGAACGGTCTGGTTGGATAGGTAGTAAGGTTAATGAAATGAAATTGCGTAATGCACTGAAAGAGAATGGCCGCAACCTATTGCAGGAAATTTTCGTAGAAGTTGAAAAGGTACTATTCTCTGACAATACAAAGTCTGCCCGATTGCAGCTATTAGATAGTCTGTCGGATTACTTTGTTTACAGTAGTGAGCTACAGGCAATAACTGAAAGTCGTTCTTCACTTAACGAATTACTCTCAGGCAAAGAAATATCACCGACTACGTACGCCTCTCTCAAAAAGGTAATCTTGGATAATGGTAGTAAGGAGAAGGTGTTCGGGGATTTAACTAGGTATAACGAAATCACCGAGCAGGTAGAAGAAATGTCGTTGTACTCGGCGAATGAGCTTAACCGAGAAATCAAGGATATTCGCAAGTTTTACAGAACCAATATCACAAATTACGTACGTAACCGTATCCTAACCAGAGTTGGTGAAGCGAATAACAGTAAGGACGTAAGGGCTACCCTAGCTCAGGTTGCCCGAAGTCTTACAAAGAGTAAGAAAGCCAATAAGACATTCGACAGATTGAAGCACAACGAAGACAATTTTAGTGCCATGTCTAAGGTCTTGCCAATCTGGATGATGAGCCTAGATGATGTTAGTCGTATAGTTCCACTCGAGAAGAATGCATTTGATTATGTAATTATCGATGAAGCATCACAGTGTAATTTTGCATATGCGTTTCCAGCAATGTTCCGTGCTGAACATACAATTTTCTTTGGTGATACTTTGCAGATGCGTGATGACAACATTATGTTTAAGTCGAATGACCAACTTAATGCTATTGCTAAGAAGCATAAGATACCTGAGGTTTATCAAATTAAGGCGGAAGAAGACACGGTAAAATCCGTTATGGATATTGCTCATCTTAATGGCTTTAAAACAACAACTCTCAAGTATCACTATCGCTCACCGAGGGAGCTTATAGGCTTCTCTAATGAATCTTTCTACGAACCAATAGGTCGAAAACTAGAGGCAGTTAACGACAATATCGTACCCTACAAAGATACTGGGCGTGTTCTTCTCAACCATATTGTTAAGCCAAATGCAGATGAAGAGCTGTCCGACAGGACAAATCTAGCCGAGGTACGTAAAATTCAGGAGTTGGTTGACGAGATTAAAAGTGACCCCGTACTGAAGGATAAGTCCATTGCTGTTCTAACCTTCTTTAACGAGCAAGCTGAGCTGATAAGAAACGCCATTAAACACGAAGATATTAAGGTCTCTATAATTGACGGTATTCAGGGTGATGAACGTGATATCGTAATCTATTCATTTGTTATTAAAGACCCTAGCGACAAGAAGCGTTACATTGCCCTAACTGGTGAAGGTGGCGAGATTCGTAAAGATATTGCAGCTGGTCGTGTAAACGTTGCCTTTAGCCGAGCTAGATTACAGGTTCATACCGTTACATCGTTAGCTCCTGAGCTATGGCCTGAGGGTATTTGGATTAAGCGATACCTGGAGTATGTCGAAAATAGCGGTATAGTGAACCGTCGTCACAGTAAGGCAGAGCAGCAGTTTGACTCTAATTTTGAGGAAAAGGTGTTTAGCTATTTGGCGAAAGAGCTGGATGCTAGCGAGTATACCTTAGAAACGCAGGTAGAATCTCTTGGGTTTAAAATTGATTTAGTAGTTTGCCGTAATGGCAAGAAACTAGCAATCGAGATGGATGGCCCTTCGCACTTTGAAGGTGGAGATGGTCAGGTATACGTAAAGGATGACTGGGACAGGCAGGGTGCTCTTGAAACTGCTGGATGGAACTTTTACCGCATTTCATACTTTGATTGGACGAAAGACCAACAGGCTGAGCATAAAGCACTCAGTGAATATATACAGCAGTACTTCGATGATGAAAGTGTTTCAAGCAAAACTACCGTCCTAAAAGAACTCGAAAAAGAAACAGTGGCACCAGAAGAATCGCCTAAGGATATGTATGTTACCGACTTTTCAGAAGAGAGTGTAGATAACGTTACTCCTGTCCAAGCTGTTCCTGTGACCAGGAATGTGAAGCGCACTAATACTGCCAAGACTACTCCCGCCAAGCCGACCTTCTCGATAGGAGACCGTGAGGTTAACCAAGAGGACTTAGAAAGATATCTTAGTACTCATCAACAGAGTTATATCGAAATACGATACCAGTCTATGCGTGCAGGGTCAGCAAAATACTGGAGAACTATACGTCTAGATAGCTACGATGGCACGTACATGTATTCCAAGCAGGATAACGCACCTTATCCAATAAAATATCGACGAGACCGAGTAATAGAGTTTAGATAGCCAGCATTAAAGGCAATGTTTCCTTGAATCATCCCCGAGCGTGATTTAAATTAGATGTTTTATTTCCAGAATAGGTGTAGCATCAACTTTTGATTTAGAATGCAAGAATCGAATCGCCCCCAGAGGCGTTTCTCCCAACTTTGATATATAATCAGAGAGTCTAGATTCAACAATTAGAGTATGAGGTCAACAGACCTTTCGTTTGAACCGTAAATACGGCAACTCCTTGCGAAAGCAGTTAGGTTCAAACCTGATTGTTGAGTCTAGACAACCCTAGTGAGGGGTTGTCGTTTTATTTTAAAAGGAGAAATAACAAAATGGTCACAAAAGACTCAAAACATTCAGGTGGTCAGGGCTTAGCTACGGCATCACTAACGTTAGGCATCATATCAATACCGCTACTAGGAGTAGGTGCAATTCTTGGTATTCTGGCGATTATCTTTGGGGCTGTATCATTGCGACAGAACCAAGGTCGTAAAAAATCCGTAG carries:
- a CDS encoding hypothetical protein (RAAC3_TM7_1_142); its protein translation is MTKIPVSISQLAKYGLDYVSLISSSASRSRPVKTEQMDTDLLSIPDVIFKSEVDSITIDLVTSLDKQFDPSIPNEEKSDEQRQAEWRIERDRGILNKIQEIDTKIRTDEYTKRVVLQTGFISFEAKRYLESEFNEEYEKYEAPLFQIPVAAINFKYNPDGVTVTIDLPDNYVEILNGPLKNFLPQQYFDKVFKFIADSEAEEKTMLPLADDFIEDLWSAIRVQLDGLDAKSISEAPSFATSIVAITNKTNHFLAEDLKAIAALEDEDLLETSLGSWVSDEDMAIEQVVSDDGSTEIFFPFDYDKYQLKVLGITANKAVIVEGPPGTGKSQTISNLLVHLAATGKRVLFASQKDQAIRGVKDKLKALDVPFLYGYIPDKTSKLYTEEDEKDSAANTLLALNREFQKGKVGDLKEPLSLLANRSNIFVENLNNERSIYALLEERRSLSYLDSFHPYEIDSGWYSQCGLLEDTINGLEASVNKYEKAHEKFLRAANKKFENLELDYQATIDSIESIYTYFKENMPERSGWIGSKVNEMKLRNALKENGRNLLQEIFVEVEKVLFSDNTKSARLQLLDSLSDYFVYSSELQAITESRSSLNELLSGKEISPTTYASLKKVILDNGSKEKVFGDLTRYNEITEQVEEMSLYSANELNREIKDIRKFYRTNITNYVRNRILTRVGEANNSKDVRATLAQVARSLTKSKKANKTFDRLKHNEDNFSAMSKVLPIWMMSLDDVSRIVPLEKNAFDYVIIDEASQCNFAYAFPAMFRAEHTIFFGDTLQMRDDNIMFKSNDQLNAIAKKHKIPEVYQIKAEEDTVKSVMDIAHLNGFKTTTLKYHYRSPRELIGFSNESFYEPIGRKLEAVNDNIVPYKDTGRVLLNHIVKPNADEELSDRTNLAEVRKIQELVDEIKSDPVLKDKSIAVLTFFNEQAELIRNAIKHEDIKVSIIDGIQGDERDIVIYSFVIKDPSDKKRYIALTGEGGEIRKDIAAGRVNVAFSRARLQVHTVTSLAPELWPEGIWIKRYLEYVENSGIVNRRHSKAEQQFDSNFEEKVFSYLAKELDASEYTLETQVESLGFKIDLVVCRNGKKLAIEMDGPSHFEGGDGQVYVKDDWDRQGALETAGWNFYRISYFDWTKDQQAEHKALSEYIQQYFDDESVSSKTTVLKELEKETVAPEESPKDMYVTDFSEESVDNVTPVQAVPVTRNVKRTNTAKTTPAKPTFSIGDREVNQEDLERYLSTHQQSYIEIRYQSMRAGSAKYWRTIRLDSYDGTYMYSKQDNAPYPIKYRRDRVIEFR